In Scleropages formosus chromosome 10, fSclFor1.1, whole genome shotgun sequence, a single genomic region encodes these proteins:
- the LOC108922412 gene encoding olfactory receptor 1030-like, translated as MWLALFESLYQYVLSVSGLRISTISTMPIDEAYNTSVFTLSGISATWESRYFFFCITVLCYLLILSVNLTLIFRIVLRKSLHEPMYIFLCSLCLNGLYGTAGFYPKFLYDLLHEPQVISYAGCLIQVLVIYSSVLCDISILTVMAYDRFVAICRPLQYHAVMTKTTVTKLTLFSWIAPVLSMTVLVIFSAGLTLCGSEIEKLYCENWAIVRLSCSSTTIYNIFAYLVILTYLVHMFCILFSYLKLIKSSMKSIEDRRKVIQTCTPHLLSLINVTVALLFDTMYSRYGSRDFPQGLRHFLALEFLVVPPLLNPLIYGLKLSKVRNEVFRCLKTNVVKSEN; from the exons ATGTGGTTGGCCCTATTTGAAAGCCTTTATCAGTATGTGCTTTCTGTGTCTGGACTGAGGATCAGCACA atttCCACAATGCCAATAGACGAAGCCTACAACACTTCAGTGTTCACTCTCTCTGGGATAAGTGCGACTTGGGAAAgtagatacttttttttttgcataaccGTGTTGTGTTATCTTCTTATTCTTTCTGTTAACTTGACGTTAATTTTTAGAATTGTCCTGAGAAAATCTCTTCATGAACCCATGTACATCTTTCTGTGCAGTTTGTGTTTAAATGGATTGTATGGAACAGCAGGTTTCTACCCCAAATTTCTGTATGATTTGCTTCATGAACCTCAAGTAATTTCATATGCAGGATGCCTTATTCAGGTGTTAGTGATCTACTCCTCTGTTCTGTGTGACATTTCCATTTTGACAGTTATGGCTTATGACAGATTTGTGGCAATATGCAGGCCTTTGCAGTATCATGCAGTTATGACTAAGACTACTGTCACTAAACTTACTCTATTTTCATGGATTGCTCCAGTTTTATCTATGACTGTTTTGGTTATCTTTAGTGCAGGGTTAACACTGTGTGGCTCAGAGATTGAAAAACTGTACTGTGAAAACTGGGCTATTGTTAGATTGTCTTGTTCATCTACaactatttataacatttttgcATATCTTGTGATACTTACATATTTGGTTCATATGTTTTGCATACTCTTTTCTTATCTGAAGCTTATTAAAAGCAGTATGAAGTCCATTGAGGACCGGCGAAAGGTGATACAGACATGCACGCCACATCTGCTTTCTTTAATTAATGTCACAGTTGCTTTGCTGTTTGATACAATGTATAGTCGATATGGGTCCAGAGATTTTCCACAGGGCCTCCGTCATTTTCTGGCATTAGAGTTTCTAGTGGTGCCCCCACTTCTTAATCCCCTTATTTATGGTCTGAAGCTCAGTAAAGTCCGAAATGAAGTATTCCGATGCCTTAAAACTAATGTTGTGAAATCTGAAAATTGA